In Planctomicrobium piriforme, a single genomic region encodes these proteins:
- a CDS encoding YqjF family protein produces MSGSSSILDIPFSRRLAMRERPADEPVMRQSWRNLLFLHWRIEPAVIQRLLPAGLTVDVFDGSAWIGIVPFQMRKIRPVWSPSVPWISNFLELNVRTYAVDRNGTPGVWFFSLDANRWLAVQVARSWFHLPYHWASMQCEEAEGGFKYASRRKNDSQQASRFQWSPQGIPGPAQLETLDFFLIERYVLFAELAKGALSTGQVWHAPYQVQPARLDAWSDELLAANGLPAVSRPPDHVAASPGVDVDVFGLKPVA; encoded by the coding sequence ATGTCCGGTTCCAGCTCCATTCTCGACATTCCCTTTTCCCGCCGGCTGGCAATGCGGGAGCGCCCGGCAGACGAGCCTGTCATGCGGCAGTCCTGGCGGAACCTGTTATTCCTCCACTGGCGTATTGAACCCGCGGTGATTCAGCGTCTGCTTCCGGCCGGGCTGACTGTCGACGTCTTCGACGGGTCAGCCTGGATCGGCATCGTCCCTTTTCAGATGAGGAAGATCCGGCCCGTCTGGTCGCCGTCGGTTCCCTGGATCTCGAACTTTCTGGAACTCAACGTCCGGACCTACGCCGTGGATCGCAATGGAACGCCGGGCGTCTGGTTCTTCTCGCTGGACGCCAACCGCTGGCTGGCCGTGCAAGTCGCCCGAAGCTGGTTTCATCTCCCCTACCACTGGGCCAGCATGCAGTGCGAGGAAGCGGAAGGAGGGTTCAAGTATGCGAGCCGTCGAAAGAATGACTCGCAACAGGCAAGCCGCTTTCAGTGGTCGCCACAGGGAATCCCCGGCCCGGCTCAGTTGGAAACACTGGACTTCTTCCTGATCGAGCGTTACGTCCTCTTCGCCGAACTGGCGAAAGGCGCCCTGTCGACTGGTCAGGTCTGGCATGCCCCGTATCAGGTTCAGCCTGCTCGACTCGATGCCTGGAGCGACGAATTGCTCGCCGCCAATGGCCTGCCGGCAGTTTCTCGGCCGCCAGATCACGTTGCCGCTTCTCCAGGCGTTGATGTGGACGTTTTCGGCCTGAAGCCTGTGGCTTAA
- a CDS encoding ammonium transporter yields MKHCLLVGALFAALVACFSSPVQLYAQEEKPAEPQTQMQAPEEPAPAAEAPAEVPPLDAGKVAWMLTSSALVLFMTAPGLALFYGGLVRKKNILGVMMQCFFLMGLMTVLWAVVGYSWAFGGTNPYIGNFDFVLLKGVIAGPDRLLEAAGNDMLFCVFQGMFFIITPALICGAFAERMKFSTMAVFSVLWALLVYCPIAHWVWSTPGWLNVFNPDAKFPGLDFAGGTVVHISSGVSALICALLIGKRVGFGKEPMPPHNLTYTCIGAAMLWVGWFGFNGGSALAADKWAVNAFLATHFAAAAGVLGWVFAEWIGHGKPTTLGACSGAVAGLVCITPAAGAVDPIQGLILGLAAGVVCYLACTKLKNALGYDDSLDAFGVHGVGGTLGAILTGVFANKAITAGIGPFKDGLGGVLEGNPQQLVNQLVGIGCSMGLAIVGTFILLKLLDATMGLRVSQDDEIQGLDLSQHGEEGYIFL; encoded by the coding sequence ATGAAACACTGTTTGCTTGTGGGAGCCCTTTTTGCGGCTCTGGTCGCCTGTTTTTCGTCACCCGTTCAACTTTATGCCCAGGAGGAAAAACCAGCTGAACCGCAAACTCAGATGCAGGCTCCGGAAGAGCCTGCTCCCGCCGCCGAAGCCCCTGCCGAGGTTCCCCCTCTCGATGCAGGCAAGGTGGCCTGGATGCTGACTTCTTCAGCACTCGTGCTGTTTATGACAGCACCGGGACTCGCCCTGTTCTACGGCGGACTCGTCCGCAAGAAAAATATTTTGGGCGTAATGATGCAGTGTTTCTTCCTGATGGGCCTGATGACGGTTCTTTGGGCAGTCGTCGGTTACAGTTGGGCATTCGGCGGCACAAACCCGTACATCGGGAACTTCGACTTCGTGCTCCTGAAGGGCGTGATTGCCGGCCCGGACCGGTTGCTCGAAGCCGCCGGCAACGACATGCTGTTCTGCGTTTTCCAGGGGATGTTCTTCATCATCACCCCGGCCCTGATCTGCGGTGCTTTTGCTGAACGCATGAAGTTCAGCACAATGGCCGTGTTCTCGGTCCTCTGGGCACTGCTCGTGTACTGTCCGATCGCCCACTGGGTCTGGTCGACGCCAGGCTGGTTGAACGTCTTTAATCCCGATGCCAAGTTCCCGGGTCTCGATTTCGCCGGCGGAACCGTCGTGCATATCAGCTCAGGCGTTTCGGCCTTGATCTGTGCACTCCTGATCGGCAAACGCGTTGGCTTCGGCAAAGAGCCAATGCCCCCGCACAACCTCACCTACACCTGCATCGGCGCCGCCATGCTGTGGGTGGGCTGGTTCGGCTTCAACGGGGGAAGTGCCCTCGCTGCTGACAAGTGGGCCGTCAACGCATTTCTGGCCACACACTTTGCCGCTGCTGCCGGCGTGCTGGGCTGGGTCTTCGCGGAATGGATTGGCCACGGCAAACCGACCACTCTCGGCGCCTGCTCAGGTGCTGTCGCTGGTCTCGTCTGCATTACGCCCGCTGCCGGAGCAGTTGATCCGATCCAGGGCCTCATTCTGGGCCTGGCTGCCGGGGTCGTTTGTTACCTCGCCTGTACGAAGCTGAAGAATGCCCTCGGTTACGACGATTCGCTGGACGCCTTCGGCGTGCACGGTGTCGGCGGAACGCTGGGCGCCATCCTGACCGGCGTGTTCGCCAACAAGGCGATTACCGCCGGCATTGGTCCCTTCAAGGACGGCCTGGGCGGCGTGCTGGAAGGCAATCCTCAGCAGCTCGTCAATCAGCTCGTCGGCATCGGCTGCTCCATGGGGCTGGCCATCGTCGGCACGTTCATCCTGCTCAAGCTGCTCGATGCGACCATGGGTCTCCGCGTCAGCCAGGACGACGAAATCCAGGGCCTGGACCTGAGCCAGCATGGTGAAGAAGGCTACATCTTCCTCTAG
- a CDS encoding P-II family nitrogen regulator, with protein MKKIEAIIRHFKLEEVKDALTAAGISGMTVSEVRGFGRQKGHKEQYRGAEYTVDFLPKVKMEVVVSDGDLQTAVDAILKTARTGQIGDGKIFISELQEAIRIRTGETGSESL; from the coding sequence ATGAAGAAGATCGAAGCGATCATCCGGCACTTTAAGCTCGAAGAGGTCAAGGACGCTCTCACGGCTGCCGGGATCTCCGGGATGACCGTCTCGGAAGTGCGAGGTTTTGGGCGCCAGAAGGGTCATAAGGAGCAATACCGGGGCGCTGAGTACACCGTCGATTTCCTTCCCAAAGTGAAGATGGAAGTCGTCGTTTCCGATGGGGATCTGCAGACCGCTGTCGACGCCATTTTGAAGACCGCCCGTACCGGCCAGATCGGCGACGGAAAAATCTTCATCAGCGAACTGCAGGAAGCCATCCGCATCCGTACCGGCGAAACCGGCAGCGAATCGCTCTAG
- a CDS encoding P-II family nitrogen regulator, with protein MKKIEAIIRHYKLEEVKTALTAAGIVGMTVSEVRGFGRQRGHKEQYRGAEYTVDFLPKLKLEVVVNDADLSKAVTAITESARTGRVGDGKLFITEISDVIRIRTGESGGEAI; from the coding sequence ATGAAGAAGATTGAAGCAATTATCCGTCACTACAAGCTTGAGGAAGTCAAAACTGCCCTGACGGCCGCTGGCATCGTCGGCATGACGGTCAGCGAAGTGCGCGGCTTCGGACGGCAGCGCGGACATAAGGAACAGTATCGCGGTGCGGAATACACCGTCGACTTCCTCCCCAAGCTGAAGCTCGAAGTCGTGGTGAACGACGCCGACCTCAGCAAGGCCGTCACTGCGATCACCGAATCCGCCCGCACCGGTCGGGTCGGCGACGGAAAACTGTTCATCACAGAAATCTCCGACGTCATCCGCATCCGCACCGGCGAGTCCGGCGGCGAAGCGATCTGA
- a CDS encoding GNAT family N-acetyltransferase yields the protein MANAFSSSTTHPDAYDSVSTVSSPQIVSINDEAQLPSFEGSWRKLCDRAAGPIEQFDWVQACARMERRRGHQLDVSIVRYGDRVQAAAPLAVKRLRGLPWRMLLGADVLHEAMDLPHGSWTALNQLASHLAKSPLPLVISRVPIESSTLVALRKAFNGRGLMVERPEAACPFLPLDAGWVEPSKQLNSRRRADLRRALRRAEELGPVTFEILTPQLQEVLPLLAQAYEVEARSWKGEAKTALACDSVLREFFEDYALAAAAQGQLRICFMRIAQKAVAMQIAVVQSRKFWLLKIGYDVEYGRCSPGQLLMCETIAAAARQSLDSFEFLGRSEAWIDMWTSQSRPCRSLRFYPYSLAGLSALAVDSSISLAYRSRKMLSQVGQRMRRAAAKRYLAGEQITDAARVQAKILQDGNFCTVGFWDGEQDDPRKVADEYLRGLNLLSQSTGDGYLSIKLPALKSSKELLREVTARALEAGRRLHFDALSPAEAQGTRDAVESLHRQFPNLQLSYTLPGRWKRSLSDAQWAVEQQLPVRVVKGQWADPEDPQRDLRAGYLEVIDALAGKARHVSVATHDLELAAESIRRLMAAETPCDVELLYGLPMKKAIRQAQAASLPVRIYIPYGQAYLPYALNKLRSQPRMLWWLLRDALNASS from the coding sequence ATGGCCAACGCGTTCTCCTCCAGCACAACTCATCCGGACGCATACGATTCCGTCTCCACGGTCTCGTCGCCGCAGATCGTGTCGATCAACGACGAAGCTCAGTTGCCCTCCTTTGAAGGCAGTTGGCGCAAGCTTTGTGACCGCGCTGCCGGCCCGATCGAACAGTTTGACTGGGTGCAGGCCTGCGCCCGGATGGAACGCCGCCGCGGCCATCAACTTGACGTCTCGATTGTGCGCTATGGCGATCGGGTTCAAGCCGCAGCCCCCCTGGCCGTCAAACGCCTTCGCGGACTCCCCTGGCGGATGTTGCTGGGCGCCGACGTGCTGCATGAAGCGATGGATCTTCCCCACGGCAGCTGGACGGCACTGAATCAACTCGCCTCGCATCTCGCAAAGAGCCCGCTGCCGCTGGTCATCAGCCGGGTTCCCATCGAATCATCGACGCTCGTGGCCCTCCGCAAGGCATTCAATGGCCGTGGACTCATGGTCGAACGTCCCGAAGCGGCCTGTCCTTTTTTGCCGCTGGACGCCGGGTGGGTCGAACCCTCAAAACAGCTCAACAGCCGTCGCCGCGCCGACCTCCGCCGCGCCTTGCGCCGGGCTGAAGAACTCGGTCCCGTGACCTTTGAAATCCTGACTCCGCAGTTGCAGGAAGTCTTGCCGTTGCTAGCCCAGGCCTATGAGGTCGAAGCCCGTTCGTGGAAAGGGGAGGCCAAAACGGCTCTCGCCTGCGACTCCGTCCTCCGCGAATTCTTTGAAGATTACGCGTTAGCGGCTGCAGCCCAGGGACAACTGCGAATCTGCTTCATGCGCATTGCTCAAAAGGCAGTCGCCATGCAGATTGCCGTCGTCCAGTCCCGAAAATTCTGGTTGCTGAAGATCGGTTACGATGTCGAATACGGCCGCTGCTCACCCGGGCAGTTGCTGATGTGCGAAACCATCGCCGCTGCCGCTCGGCAGTCGCTCGACAGCTTCGAATTCCTCGGCCGCAGCGAAGCCTGGATCGACATGTGGACGTCACAGTCGCGTCCCTGCCGCTCCCTGCGATTCTATCCTTACAGCCTTGCCGGACTCTCGGCACTGGCGGTCGACAGCTCGATCAGCCTCGCCTATCGATCCAGAAAAATGCTCTCGCAGGTCGGGCAGCGTATGCGCCGCGCGGCCGCCAAACGCTATCTCGCTGGCGAACAGATCACCGACGCTGCTCGCGTTCAAGCTAAGATTTTGCAGGACGGAAACTTCTGTACCGTCGGTTTCTGGGATGGCGAACAGGATGATCCCCGCAAGGTGGCCGACGAATACCTGCGCGGTCTCAACCTGTTATCTCAGTCGACAGGCGACGGCTATCTCTCGATCAAGCTGCCGGCTCTGAAATCGTCCAAGGAGCTCTTGCGAGAAGTGACTGCCCGGGCTTTGGAAGCCGGCCGTCGACTGCACTTCGACGCTCTTTCTCCCGCGGAAGCGCAGGGGACGCGTGATGCTGTCGAGTCGCTGCATCGCCAGTTCCCCAATCTGCAGCTCAGTTACACACTGCCGGGCCGCTGGAAACGCAGCCTCTCAGACGCGCAATGGGCCGTCGAACAACAACTTCCCGTCCGTGTCGTCAAAGGCCAATGGGCCGACCCGGAAGATCCTCAGCGGGATCTCAGGGCTGGTTATCTCGAAGTGATCGACGCCCTCGCAGGCAAGGCCCGCCATGTCAGCGTGGCAACGCACGATCTCGAACTTGCCGCCGAGAGCATTCGACGCCTCATGGCTGCCGAAACGCCTTGCGACGTCGAACTGCTGTATGGCCTGCCGATGAAGAAGGCGATTCGTCAGGCTCAGGCGGCAAGCCTGCCGGTACGAATCTACATCCCTTACGGCCAGGCCTATCTCCCCTATGCCCTCAACAAACTCCGCTCCCAGCCCCGCATGCTCTGGTGGCTGCTGCGCGATGCACTGAACGCTTCGTCCTAA
- a CDS encoding Y-family DNA polymerase — protein sequence MPLRVLFVDMNAYFASVEQQCRPELRGRPVAVVAVNVDTTSCIAVSYEAKALGVRRGTPVWQAKRCKSLVVVEARPDVYVRMHHRIRQAVDSCVPVKQVHSIDELSCRLDPRQTDPIAAVDLAQRVKQAIAQQCGTSLRCSIGLAPNRFLAKIASGMRKPDGLTVIRDEDLPQALHSLQLIDLPGIGKRMLPRLQRANVQTVADLCALSEREMQRIWQGVVGRRWWHWLRGHDLPELPTHRSTVGHSHVLPPELRTDQGAEAVLVRLIHKAAARLRQMDLSARRLEVYVSLTFREEGWSGSVGLGICRDTLTAIKAFYELWRTRPRGIRPTQVGVTFYDLVPNQNVSLPLFEDEQAKLRLAQTMDQLNTKFGSNSVYFGGIHFVRKAAPTRIAFTHIPEIEDEPDDARRTHG from the coding sequence ATGCCGTTGCGGGTTTTGTTTGTCGACATGAATGCTTACTTCGCCTCTGTTGAGCAGCAGTGCCGGCCTGAGTTGAGGGGGCGGCCTGTCGCGGTGGTGGCGGTGAATGTCGACACGACCAGTTGCATTGCCGTGAGCTATGAAGCCAAGGCGCTCGGCGTGCGACGCGGGACGCCGGTCTGGCAGGCCAAACGCTGTAAATCGCTGGTCGTGGTGGAAGCACGGCCGGACGTGTACGTGAGAATGCACCATCGCATCCGTCAGGCGGTCGATTCCTGCGTGCCGGTCAAACAGGTGCATTCGATTGACGAGCTGTCGTGCCGGCTCGATCCCCGTCAGACTGATCCCATTGCAGCAGTGGACCTGGCCCAGCGCGTCAAACAGGCCATCGCTCAACAGTGCGGAACTTCTCTCCGCTGTTCGATTGGCTTAGCGCCAAATCGTTTCCTGGCCAAGATCGCGTCGGGCATGCGGAAGCCGGACGGCTTGACCGTGATTCGAGATGAAGATCTGCCGCAGGCGCTGCACTCCTTGCAGTTGATCGATCTGCCGGGAATTGGAAAACGGATGCTGCCCCGGCTGCAGCGGGCCAACGTGCAGACGGTTGCCGACTTGTGTGCGTTGTCGGAGCGCGAGATGCAGCGGATCTGGCAGGGAGTCGTCGGCAGGCGGTGGTGGCACTGGCTGCGGGGACATGATCTGCCGGAGCTGCCGACGCATCGTTCGACGGTGGGACACTCGCATGTGCTTCCGCCTGAGTTGCGCACGGATCAGGGTGCGGAAGCGGTGCTAGTGCGGCTCATTCACAAGGCGGCCGCCCGGCTCAGGCAGATGGATCTGAGCGCTCGGCGGCTAGAGGTCTATGTGTCGCTGACGTTTCGCGAAGAAGGCTGGAGCGGCTCGGTGGGGCTGGGAATCTGCCGGGATACGCTCACGGCCATCAAGGCCTTTTACGAATTATGGCGAACACGTCCTCGCGGCATCCGGCCGACGCAAGTGGGAGTGACGTTTTACGATCTGGTCCCCAATCAAAACGTCAGCTTGCCGTTGTTCGAAGATGAGCAGGCGAAGCTGCGGCTGGCTCAGACAATGGACCAGCTCAACACCAAGTTCGGTTCCAACTCAGTCTACTTCGGCGGCATTCATTTCGTACGAAAAGCCGCTCCAACACGGATTGCGTTTACGCACATTCCCGAGATCGAAGACGAACCGGATGATGCCAGACGTACGCACGGTTGA
- a CDS encoding 3-ketoacyl-ACP reductase, with product MPVAIITGGARGIGRGIAGELAKGGWNLMLNGMRPANQVQEALTELADFNVSVQYCAGDIGVAADRERLIKTTVEKFGGIDALINNAGITSPGRKDLLEAEEDSFDRVMAVNLKGPFFLTQLAARQMISQAGNAVGFRGTIVFVSSVSGEFVSTNRGDYCLSKAGLGMATKLWAARLAEYGIDVFEVRPGVIRSDMTSGVQEKYDKLIAEGLTLQRRWGEVEDVGKAVRALVSGQIPYATGQVLRIDGGMTIRTM from the coding sequence ATGCCTGTCGCGATCATTACTGGCGGTGCTCGGGGGATCGGGCGGGGGATTGCGGGCGAGCTCGCCAAGGGGGGCTGGAACCTGATGCTCAACGGCATGCGGCCGGCTAATCAGGTGCAGGAGGCGCTGACCGAACTGGCCGACTTCAACGTCAGCGTGCAGTATTGCGCCGGCGACATTGGGGTCGCGGCTGACCGTGAACGATTGATTAAAACGACGGTGGAAAAATTTGGCGGTATCGACGCTCTCATCAACAATGCGGGGATCACGTCGCCCGGGCGGAAAGATCTGCTCGAAGCAGAAGAGGATTCATTCGACCGCGTGATGGCGGTGAATCTCAAAGGGCCGTTCTTCCTGACGCAACTGGCCGCGCGGCAGATGATCTCTCAGGCTGGTAACGCGGTCGGCTTTCGCGGGACGATCGTGTTCGTGTCGTCAGTCTCAGGCGAGTTTGTCTCCACCAATCGGGGCGATTATTGCCTGTCGAAGGCGGGTCTGGGAATGGCGACCAAGCTGTGGGCCGCCCGACTCGCGGAATATGGCATCGACGTGTTCGAAGTACGACCGGGCGTGATCCGCAGCGATATGACCTCCGGCGTGCAGGAGAAATACGACAAGCTGATCGCCGAAGGACTCACTCTGCAGCGTCGCTGGGGTGAAGTCGAAGACGTCGGCAAGGCGGTCAGGGCACTCGTCTCTGGTCAGATTCCCTACGCCACAGGCCAGGTGCTACGGATTGATGGCGGGATGACGATCCGGACGATGTGA
- a CDS encoding DNA gyrase/topoisomerase IV subunit A, translating into MAGNGTPTNGNGSPDADQLQYVSISDETRRRYLNYAMSVIMSRALPDVRDGLKPVQRRIMYTMYEDLRLTADAKYRKCAKIVGDTTGNYHPHGTVAVYDAMVRLAQDFTMRAPLVDGQGNFGNLMGLPAAAERYTEARVTRIAERLMAELRYDTVEMRPTYDAVRSEPVVLPAQFPNLLVNGAQGIAVGMATSMPPHHLGEVIKACILLIENPEATVAQVMAKTIKGPDFPLGGRIVTDRKELRQIYEEGRGAIKVRAEWALDKEGRKEVNSRIVIHTIPYGVETGPLVNSLGDIRDSRRLPQMLDVADESSGELGLRIVVHIKPGADPNAVMAYLYKHSRLEDNFAYNATCLIPDEHGALVPKRCDLVEILRHFLDFRLATVRKRFQFLLAQLEKRIHILRGFAIVFDGLDRALKIIRNSTGKQDACTKLMKEFPLDEDQTNAILELQLYRISSLEIGRIREELQEKETEAERIRKILGSEKKLWNEVQKELEALGQQFEDKRRTTLGSSEEIAEFDPQAYIVKENTNIVLSSEAWVRRLGKVSTIDKLRVREGETVVGVLPASTLDHMIFFSSDGIAYTLPVEQIPPSTGYGEPLSKHVKLGDGAGIVSALTTDSRFTPADVEYEGFPPGPYLFVATAQGQVMRIPLNPFRTPSTKSGRKYCRLANGDKVVHVELMNDEDTVFLISKAARLIHFSVADVPILSGAGKGVRGLKLMEKNDVVLGAKRLSRPSDVLKVVNDHDKTLSFGQMKYSITSRGGKGIKTSQRTAIKSIVPEEIVPVDWSTIEGGG; encoded by the coding sequence ATGGCCGGGAACGGAACCCCGACAAACGGCAACGGATCGCCTGATGCCGATCAGCTGCAATATGTCTCGATCAGCGACGAAACTCGTCGTCGCTACCTGAACTACGCCATGTCCGTGATCATGTCACGGGCATTGCCCGACGTGCGCGACGGCCTCAAGCCGGTGCAGCGGCGGATCATGTACACGATGTACGAGGATCTGCGGCTGACCGCGGACGCCAAGTACCGCAAATGTGCGAAGATCGTGGGGGATACGACCGGGAACTATCATCCGCACGGCACGGTCGCGGTCTACGATGCGATGGTGCGGCTGGCCCAGGACTTCACCATGCGGGCGCCGCTGGTGGACGGTCAGGGGAACTTCGGCAACCTGATGGGGCTGCCGGCCGCGGCCGAACGGTATACAGAAGCCCGCGTCACCCGCATCGCCGAACGGCTGATGGCGGAGTTGCGGTACGACACGGTCGAGATGCGGCCGACGTATGACGCAGTGCGTAGCGAGCCCGTCGTGCTGCCGGCGCAGTTTCCGAATCTGCTGGTGAACGGAGCGCAAGGGATCGCAGTGGGGATGGCGACGAGCATGCCGCCGCATCATCTCGGCGAGGTGATCAAGGCCTGCATCCTGCTGATCGAAAACCCCGAAGCGACTGTCGCGCAGGTGATGGCCAAGACGATCAAAGGGCCCGACTTCCCGCTCGGCGGACGCATCGTCACCGACCGCAAAGAACTCCGCCAGATTTACGAAGAGGGCCGAGGTGCGATCAAAGTTCGGGCGGAATGGGCGCTGGACAAAGAGGGCCGCAAAGAGGTCAACAGCCGAATCGTGATTCACACGATACCCTATGGCGTCGAGACCGGGCCGCTCGTCAACTCGCTGGGGGATATCCGGGACTCCCGGCGCCTGCCGCAGATGCTCGACGTGGCCGATGAGTCAAGCGGCGAACTGGGTCTCCGGATTGTCGTTCACATCAAGCCGGGGGCCGATCCCAATGCGGTCATGGCCTATCTCTACAAGCACAGTCGACTGGAAGACAACTTCGCTTATAACGCGACCTGTCTGATTCCCGATGAGCATGGCGCGCTCGTCCCGAAGCGCTGCGACCTCGTCGAGATCCTGCGGCATTTTCTCGACTTCCGTCTGGCAACAGTTCGCAAGCGGTTTCAGTTCCTGCTCGCGCAGCTGGAAAAACGAATTCACATTCTGCGCGGCTTTGCCATCGTCTTTGATGGGCTCGACCGGGCACTGAAAATCATTCGCAACAGCACCGGCAAGCAAGATGCCTGTACGAAGCTGATGAAGGAGTTTCCGCTCGACGAAGATCAGACGAACGCAATTTTGGAATTGCAGTTGTACCGGATTTCGTCGCTGGAAATCGGCCGCATCCGCGAAGAGTTGCAGGAGAAGGAGACGGAAGCGGAACGGATTCGCAAGATCCTCGGCTCGGAAAAGAAACTCTGGAACGAAGTCCAGAAGGAACTCGAAGCGCTGGGGCAGCAGTTCGAAGACAAGCGCCGCACGACGCTGGGGTCTTCCGAAGAGATTGCCGAGTTCGACCCGCAGGCGTACATCGTCAAGGAGAACACGAACATCGTCCTGTCGTCGGAAGCCTGGGTGCGGCGGCTCGGCAAGGTTTCGACAATCGACAAGTTACGCGTCCGCGAAGGTGAGACCGTGGTCGGCGTACTGCCGGCCTCGACGCTCGACCACATGATCTTCTTTTCGAGCGACGGCATTGCCTACACGCTGCCGGTCGAGCAGATTCCCCCTTCCACCGGCTACGGCGAGCCGCTGTCGAAGCACGTCAAACTGGGAGACGGCGCCGGGATTGTTTCGGCGCTGACCACGGACTCACGTTTCACACCAGCGGATGTGGAGTACGAAGGTTTCCCGCCGGGTCCGTATCTGTTTGTGGCGACTGCTCAGGGTCAGGTGATGCGGATTCCGCTCAATCCATTTCGTACGCCGTCGACAAAGTCAGGCCGGAAGTATTGCCGTCTGGCCAATGGCGACAAAGTGGTGCATGTCGAACTGATGAACGATGAAGACACCGTCTTCCTGATTTCCAAAGCAGCCCGTCTGATTCACTTCTCGGTCGCCGACGTGCCGATTCTGTCCGGCGCCGGCAAGGGCGTACGGGGGCTGAAGCTGATGGAGAAGAACGACGTCGTGCTGGGAGCCAAACGGCTCTCGCGGCCCAGCGACGTGCTGAAGGTCGTGAACGACCACGACAAGACCCTGAGCTTCGGGCAGATGAAGTACTCGATCACCTCCCGCGGCGGAAAAGGAATCAAAACCAGCCAGCGGACCGCGATCAAGTCGATCGTTCCGGAAGAGATCGTGCCCGTGGACTGGAGTACGATCGAAGGCGGCGGTTGA
- a CDS encoding potassium channel family protein: MTELDSQVEPEPSMSSAARYSAALFLAAMLALLCISPLLEHLAHGNVVESLLLTAVLLSAIPALGGDHRTIAIACLLAIPTVAGKWMHQFLPAIIPNSFYLVTAIAFAMLIIAHHLRFILWAPVVDAQVLCAGVSTFLMMGLLWTFAYLLLESVAPDSFTIQMGPGDISNLKGFPALYYSFTTLTGVSFNEIVPVSNAARMLTLTEAMASLFYFAMLISRLVALHAAHAETRR; the protein is encoded by the coding sequence ATGACTGAACTGGATTCGCAAGTCGAGCCGGAACCCTCGATGTCCAGCGCCGCGCGGTATTCCGCAGCGCTGTTCCTGGCGGCGATGTTGGCGCTGCTCTGCATTTCGCCGCTGCTGGAGCACCTTGCTCACGGCAACGTGGTCGAATCGCTGCTCCTCACCGCGGTGTTGCTTTCTGCGATTCCCGCGCTCGGAGGGGACCACCGAACCATCGCCATCGCCTGCCTGCTCGCGATTCCGACGGTGGCCGGCAAGTGGATGCACCAGTTTCTGCCGGCCATCATTCCCAACTCATTCTATCTGGTCACTGCCATCGCGTTCGCCATGCTGATCATCGCGCATCACTTGCGGTTCATCCTCTGGGCGCCCGTGGTGGACGCACAGGTGCTCTGTGCAGGCGTCTCCACGTTCCTGATGATGGGACTCTTGTGGACCTTCGCCTATCTGCTGCTGGAAAGCGTCGCGCCGGATTCGTTTACGATTCAGATGGGACCGGGAGACATCTCGAATTTGAAGGGATTTCCCGCGTTGTATTACAGCTTTACAACGCTCACCGGAGTCTCGTTTAACGAGATCGTGCCGGTCTCGAACGCCGCCCGCATGCTGACGCTGACAGAAGCGATGGCGTCGCTGTTCTATTTCGCGATGCTGATTTCCAGGCTGGTGGCGCTGCATGCCGCGCATGCCGAGACGCGGCGCTGA